One genomic segment of Acinetobacter sp. C26M includes these proteins:
- a CDS encoding aspartate carbamoyltransferase catalytic subunit, with translation MHLAALHTLSQIQLNQQGNLKHFLTIEGLSKQTLTKILDTAQSFLDENNNLINRPLLEGLTVMNLFFENSTRTRTTFEAAAKRLSANVLNIDIARSSTSKGETLRDTLWNLEAMAADIFVVRHSSSGAAHFIAKDVCPKVAIINAGDGRHAHPTQAMLDMLTIRRETKKPFEELTVAIIGDIKHSRVARSNVAALQTLGCKDIRVIAPNTLLPVAFDEYGEHVRLFNKMDEGVKDCDVIIALRIQNERIDSPALSSQAEFYKMYGLNKERLALAKPDCIVMHPGPMNRGVEIDSSVADGDQSVILKQVTNGIAVRMAVLALAMQGQLQEQGLIEAIAL, from the coding sequence ATGCACTTGGCGGCATTGCATACTTTGAGTCAGATCCAGCTCAATCAACAAGGAAATCTCAAGCACTTTTTAACAATCGAGGGTCTTTCTAAACAAACCCTGACCAAAATTCTAGATACAGCACAAAGCTTTTTAGATGAAAATAATAATTTGATCAACCGTCCACTACTTGAAGGGTTGACGGTGATGAATCTGTTCTTTGAAAACTCCACGCGTACCCGTACCACTTTTGAGGCTGCAGCGAAGCGTTTATCTGCCAATGTCTTAAATATTGATATCGCACGCTCAAGCACATCTAAAGGTGAAACGTTACGTGACACGCTTTGGAACTTGGAAGCAATGGCGGCAGATATTTTTGTGGTCCGCCATTCATCTTCAGGTGCAGCACATTTTATTGCTAAAGATGTTTGTCCTAAAGTTGCGATTATTAATGCGGGTGATGGTCGTCATGCGCATCCAACCCAAGCAATGCTGGATATGTTGACGATCCGTCGTGAGACTAAAAAACCTTTTGAAGAATTAACCGTTGCCATTATTGGTGATATCAAGCATTCACGTGTTGCTCGTTCAAATGTGGCAGCATTGCAAACATTGGGTTGTAAAGACATTCGTGTAATTGCACCAAATACCTTATTACCAGTAGCTTTTGATGAATATGGTGAGCATGTCCGTCTGTTTAACAAAATGGATGAAGGTGTAAAAGACTGCGATGTGATTATTGCATTACGTATTCAAAATGAACGTATTGATTCACCTGCACTATCTTCACAGGCTGAATTCTACAAAATGTACGGCTTAAACAAAGAGCGTTTGGCTTTAGCCAAGCCTGATTGCATCGTGATGCATCCTGGTCCAATGAACCGTGGCGTTGAGATTGATTCAAGTGTTGCGGATGGCGATCAATCTGTCATTTTAAAACAAGTGACCAATGGTATCGCAGTTCGTATGGCGGTACTGGCACTTGCGATGCAAGGGCAGTTACAAGAACAAGGTTTAATTGAAGCGATTGCACTGTAA